CCGGACGTGCGTCTCGTGGAAATGGGCGGGGGAATGATCGACCTCCAGCGCCGCGAGATCCGGTGGAGCGACACAACACGGGCGGACCTCTCCGAGACGGAAGCCGCGCTGCTCAAATACCTGGTTTGCAACCGCGAGCGTGCGGTGTCCCGCGAAGAACTGCTCTCCCGCGTATGGGGTATTGGGACCGCCGGGCTGGAAACGCGGGCCGTCGATATGCACGTGGCCCGCTTGCGGGCGAAGCTCAAAGACCCGCACGGAGGCGAGGACCAGCCCGAAGCCATCGTCACGGTGCGGGCACACGGGTACATGGCCGGCCCCGCGCTGGCGATTCCGGAAGAAGAATCGGCCCTCAAGTCGTAAGGTCGTAACGTCGCAAGGTCGAAAGCCTCGAACCGCGCCCGGACCTTGCGGCCTACATCGGAGCGAGAGATGTCGAGGCGATTGCTCGGTCCGGTCGGCGGACCGGTTGTGTTCTTTCTCATCGCCGCCCTGGTGTTCGCCGGGCTGGGTTGGGTTACGATCACAGCCCTGCGCGTAGAGCGCGCCCAACGGGAAGCCGCTGCCCAAGCCGAACTCGGCAACAACCTCCGAGTCGCACTCTGGCGCCTCGACGGGCGCATGCTCCCGGCTCTGGGTGTCGAAGATAGCCGACCGTTCTACCACTACAGTCCGGCCGATCCGCTCTCCGGCTCCACCGCCGGCCCCACACCGCTCCTCGCGGCGCCGCTCCCGGACTGGATGAAGCTCCACGTTCAACTCGATCCGTCGACCGGGTGGGAATCGCCGCAAGTTCTTGCTCCCGGCGCCCGCGAGCGCGTGCAGGAAGCTTGGCCCGATCTCCCGCTCCGGAACGACACGCCGGAACGCGCGGAAGCGCTCCGCGACCTGCGCGCGAACTACCCGGCTACCGCCACGTGCGAACTGCTCGCGGCCCGTGAACGCGCGATCCCGGCCGATTCGCCACCGTTTGCGGCACCGCTCTTTGCCAACAACACGCTCCAGTTGTACCCGGGCGCCCCCAGTTCACCACCCAAGCCCCCTCCCCCGCCGGAGATGGGACCGGTGAGCGGGCTACCACCGCTTCCCCCGGTACTCGACTCGACGAATACAAACACACACACGTTCCGCCTGTTCGGGTGGGACTTCAAGTCGCGCGAAGCACTCGCGGGCAACCTACGCGATCCCGACAGCAGGTCCGGGCCGAAAAAAGAAACCAACCTTCCGGGTAGTGGCGCTCAAGCCCCTAACCCGCCGGCCCAAGCCCCCGGCGCAAGTGCCGGACGCGGCGGGTTCGCGCAAGCGCCGGACAAAGATCGCGCGCTGAACGAGTACCTGAACCGCGCACAAACCAGTCAGCGTGCAATTCAGGACTCGAAGAACGCGGGTGTCGATCCCCTGTATGGCAAAAACTACACGCAGAATTTGGGGCCGAATTCTGAGTCAAAAAACCCTTCAAACCCAACCACTCCACCTGTGGCCGGCCCCGGCGGGCCGGGGGCAGGCGGCCCCCCGTCTTCGGGCGTCGCTGGTGCGGGTGGATTCCCGGGAGTGTCTGGAGGCCCTGGAATGCCAGGAGGGGGAATGCCCGGCGGAGCGCCCCCGGGAGGGTACCTCGGCGATAGGGGCAAAGAAGGTAAATCACTCGTCCCGCCCGTGCCCGCGAAGCCGAGCGCCCCAACTGATCCCGGCAAAAAGGCCGATACGGAAAAGCTGGGCGCCTCGAAAGATTCCGACACGATCAAGAAAGCTCAGATCGATTCACTCTCGGAACACTTGTCGCTTCTGCGCGCAAAGCTCGAAGGTCGGCTCCCACTCGATGAATTCCAGGAGCGGTTCCGCAAGTCATCGATCACGGATACGCAGCCACTGATAGTCGCTGCATGGAGCATCGCGGGGACGGTGTACCTCACCGGAAGCCCCCACCCGGTCCCGCCCGCCGAAGAGCGCCCGGCACTGACGAACACCACCGGCAATACGGTTCTGAACAACCCGTTCAACATGCTCGCGGGTCCACCGGGTGTCAGTATCCACCTCGGGTCGATGCGGCCCCAATGGATCACCGCGGCCGACGGTTCGGAAACGCTCGCTCTCGTGCGGGTCGCGAAGCTCGACAACAAAACCGTCTACCAGGGCGTGATCCTCGATTGGGCGAAACTGGAACCGGTCCTGAAGGACGAAGTGCGCGACCTGTTCCCGGACGCGCACCTCGTCCCGGTGAAGAACCCGGACGGCGTTTCACTCGACCGCGCGATGACCGCGCTGCCCGTGCAACTCGACCCCGCCCTCGCGCCCGAATTGCCGCCCACGGGCTGGACCCCGCTGCGCCTCGGACTGGTGCTGGCATGGGTCGCGGCATTTATTGCGTTCGCGGCAGTCGGGTTGAGCGGGTGGTCGCTCATCGATCTCGCCGAGCGCCGAATCCGGTTCGTGTCCGCCGTGACACACGAACTGCGCACACCGCTCACGTCGCTTCGCCTGTACCTCGACCTGCTCACGAGCGGCATGATTCACGACGAAGCGAAACGGCAGGAATACCTGAACACGCTCGCGACCGAGTCCGACCGGCTGCACCGGCTCATCGATAACGTGCTGGACTTCGCCAAACTCGAAAAACGCCGGAAGAACGGTGACCTGAAGCCGATCAAAGCCAGCGAACTGATCGAGCAACTCCAACAGACGTGGGCGGACCGCGTGGCGGCCGACGGCAAGGAGCTGATTGTCGTCTCCACGCTCCCGGCGGACCTGGAGGTCTGCACCGATGCGGCGATGGTCCATCAGATCGTCGGGAACCTGATCGATAACGCGCGGAAGTACGCGCGCGACGCAGCCGACCAGCGCATCTGGCTCTGGGCCAAACCCGACGGCCTGAACCGCGTGATCTTCGAGGTCGAGGACCGCGGTGTTGGGGTGCCACCGAACGAGCGCAAGACGATCTTCAAGCCGTTCCGCCGCGGCGCGAGCGCGGACGCTGCAGCCGGAGGTGCTGGGCTAGGCTTGGCACTCGCCAAACAGTGGGCCGAGGTGCTCGGCGGCACAGTCGCGTACCGCCCGGCCGAAGGCGCCCCCGGCTCGTGCTTCCGACTGGAACTCCCGGCGAAGTGACTTCCCCTTGGAGAACGCACATGAAACTCGGTACCCTCGTGCTCGTTTGCCTCACGGCCTTCTTCGCCAGCCCGTTCACATCGGCCGCAGATGAACCGAAACGCGAGCCGAAGCCGCGGTTCAAAGGCGTCGAGGTTTACAGTTGGAAGAACGATAAGGGCGTCTGGCAATTCGCAATCGTGGACGGCACGAACCGCAACAAGACCGAAAACGAGGTGAAGACCGCGCCGACCGTTTACGCGGGCGCGGACAAGTTCACCACCGCGCTGAAGTTCCTCGCGGAAAACGAGATGGTGTTCTGGACCCACCAAATCAAGGGATTCGAGTTCCCGCCCAAGGACGACTTGAAGAAGATCGACGAGGCCGCAAAAGCCGCGAAGGTTCAACTCGAACGCGCCGAGAAATAGCCACAAGCAACCCGAGGTGTCACCGTGCGGTACTACGCTCTCCTCGCGTTCGTGCTCTTTTTAACGCCGGATCTGCAAGCGGCCGAGCCAAAGCTCGACGAACTCGCCCCGCACGCATCGGGCGTAGCACTCGTAGAGGTCGTGAGTGTCGAAGAGTACGACGCGCGCCCGGCCGACGGCGACGCGGGCGTGTGCTTCAAATTCAAGCTCGTGCGCGGATCGGGCGAGTTCCGCAGCGAGGTCCGAGTCACCACCGCGCCCGGCGGGCTGCGTCCGCCGGGCTTTGTCCCGAAACCGTCTCTGCCACTGAAGCCCGATTCGCTCAAGAAGGGCGAACGGTACTGGCTCGCGTTCGCGTCCGGTTGTGATTACGAGAAACACAATCAGGGCATCATCGACTTCTTGGGCGAGAAAGATCCGAAAGCGAAAGTTCTCGACGCCGCAGTAAAGGCCGATACGTTCCGCTGGCACCCGCAATACGACCCGAAAACGAAGCTCACCTACGGGCGCGTGAGCGAAAAAGACAAGTGGCGCGTGCGCGTCGAGAAGGATGCGAAAGTGTTGTGGGAAAAGGAGATTCCCGGTACGCGCGTGGACGCCTACGCATCCTGGGGGTTGTGGGGCGGGCTGAGCGCCTTCGAGGTAAAGATGCCCGCGTGCGGCGTGCTGCTGCTCGCCGAAACGCACACGCGGTTGGGCAAGGACAACGAGTTCGGCCTCGAAGCCGGAGCGTACTACATCAACACCGGGTTCGACCCCGAGACCGGAATGCGGCGTGCTATATGCGTCCGGTTCCCTCAAGGGCCGTCCGTGACCCGGATGAACCGTGAATACGACGCGGACACGGGTTTGGCGGTACACGAAGAGCGGTACGACACGGTTCTCACCGGCGGTAAAGCGGTAGGTGCCAAAACTGAGAGCTGGTACCGGAAAATTACCCGCACCTTCGCCCCAGCGGGCAAGCTCGCTCGCGAAGACATCTTCTTCTACGACGCGGACATCGCCGAATCGGAAAAGCGCTGGGTCCAGGTCAAGCCGTAGCACAAACACGCGAACCCCTTCCCCGCTCCGCACGTACCGAATACCGTGCCCGGTACCGGTCGCGCCCCCGTGCGCTGCCGGCAAGCGCGTTCGGCCGTAGAATCAGGTGCGTGACGGAACAACCAGCACCAATGACCCTCCGCGACGTTCAGCACCGCATCCGCGCCCTGTTCGGGGCCAAGGACGGGAAGCGCGGCGTCGAGGGCACGTTCATGTGGTTCATGGAGGAGGTCGGCGAACTGTCGGCCGCGCTCCGCGACCCGTCCGCGGACCCGGACAACCTCCGATTGGAGTTCGCCGACGTGCTGGCGTGGCTCGCGACCCTCGCGAACATCGCGGGCGTGGACCTCGAAGACGCGATGCGGCAGAAGTACGGCGCCGGCTGTCCGAAGTGCCACGCGACACCCTGTGTGTGCGGCGCCGCCAAACCGTGAGTTTTTGCCCCCGCCCTTCGCTGCGCGGGGGCAAGAAAGAAGCCGAGACGATTCATGCCAACGGCGGCCACCATCGGGCGCATTCTCGCGGTCGCGTTCACGTTCCTACTTATCCCCGCGCCCGCCGGCGCCAAAGACAGCGTGAAGATTACCGGCGCCTCGGTCGGGCTACCGACCGGGCGCGATGATGCGCACGTAACGAAATTCGGCGCATGGGCGCCGGTCCATGTTCAACTCGAAACGCTCCGCGAAGTGACTGAACCGGCGGAACTCGTGATCGAGTCCCCGGACGCGGACGAGGTCACGACCACGTTTGCCGTGCCCCTGAACCTCGCGACCGACCGCACGGCGATCGGTTACGTGCGCCCGGGCGGGGCCGCGAGCGAAGTCACTATCACTGTGCGAGCCGTGAAGGGGGGAGCGCTTTCCGAGCCGTTCCGCGTGCGCGTGCGCCCGCGTGAACCATTGCAATACGTCGTTCTCGCGCTCGGCGGCACCCCAGCAGGATTCGAGCTACCCAAGCCCGCAGGCGCCGGCGCAGAAACGCCCCCCCTTCGTGCGGGTCGAGTCGAACTTACGCACATCGCGAGCGTGGCCCAGTTGCCGGACCGGTGGTACGGCTACGAGGGTGCGGATCTCGCCGTCCTGAACACCGGCACGGCCCCGGATTTCCTGAAACAACTGTTCGGTGACGACTCCCCGGCGCCAAACAAGCAGAAGCGCGAGGCGCTGATCGAGTGGGTGCGCCGCGGCGGGCGCCTGGTCATTTCAGCCGGCTCGAACGCGGCGCTCGCGGCCCAACTTCCCGCGCTGAAATCGCTCCTCCCGTTCGCGGTAAAGCCCGACGCGCCCACGCGCCAGGTCGATATCGCCGGTCTCGTGTGGTCCGCGGGGTCGGGTCAGGCGAACACCGCGAGCGCGGCACTGACCGGGCGCGGGACGCGATTCGCGATGGCGAACTTGGTGCCGCAACCGGACCGGACCGCGCGGGTGCTGATCCCGCCGCCGAGTCAGTCCACCGAGGAGCGGCAGCCGATCGTGGCGCAGGCGGCGTTCGGCCTCGGGCGCGTCACGGTGATCGGCTTCGATCTGGACAGGGCGCCGTTCGCCGAGTTCTCTGCCCGGCCCGACTTCTGGGACTTCGTGCTCCGCGAGTGCGGCGCGAACCGGGCCTCCAGCGGCGGCGACGGGAAACCGCGCCCGCCCGGGGTGGTGACCGAAGAAGAGGACTCGGCCACGGTCGCGATGCGCGCCCACAACGACACGTTCGACGGCGTTCCCGTGGTATCGTTCGGCTGGGTCGCGCTGCTCATCGTGCTGTACATCCTGCTCATCGGCCCGGTCGAATATTACGTCCTGAAGCGGTTCCTGGGCCGGCTCGAACTCACCTGGATCACGTTCCCGATCATCGTGCTGACCGTGAGCGTGCTGACATACGTCTCCGCGTCCGCGGTGAAGGGGCGCGACCTGAAGATAAACAAGATCGACGTGGTGGACGTGGACGCGCCGTCGAACCGCATTTACGGCACCACGTGGTTCACGATCTTCAGCCCGCGGATCGATTCGTACACCGTCGGTGTGACTCCGGGTAGCGGTTGGGGAACCGACGAACAGCCCAAAGGGACCGCGGTCGAGTGCATCGGTGCGCCGCGAAGCGGGCGCGCGGGCATCACCCGCCGCAAGTACGCAGTGGAACCCACCGGTTTGGAAAACGTGCCCATTCAAATATGGTCCACGAAGGCGTTCTCCGCGAACTGGTCGTCCCCGTTGGACATCCCAGTGTCACAAGCGCCGACGGGCCAGACGCACCGCCGGCTCGAAGCGAACCTCGTCCACCCGCCGGGCGACCGCGCGAAGGTGCTCGGCAGTTTCGAGCACAACCTCCCGCTCCCAGAACTGACGGAGTGCGTCGCGTTCTACGCGGGCCAAGCCTACCCGCTCCCGGGCGAGGTGATCGTTCGCGGCGCCCCCGTGCGCCTGGTTCTCGATCAGGGCACCCCCGCGACGCAGTGGCTCCAGAAGAACGCCGGGCTTGACGCACTGCTCGCCCGCGACCCGGCCTACGCGCAGCGCCCGGTACAAAAGAACGTGCAGCGCCAGCCGCTGCAACAGACGGCGCTCGGCGGCCCGCTCCCGCTCATGGGAATGCTGTTCCACGAGGGGGCACTGAAGAACGATGAGGGCGTAATCGCGGGAAATGCGTCGCTGCGGCGCCTGGACCAGTCGTGGCGGCTCGCACCCGATAACCGCGACGAAGTAATCGTTGTCGGCCGCGTCGCCCCGCCACTCGGTTCGGCGGAAGACGTTCTCACTGGCCCGAACGCGCCCGCGAAGCTGTGGCTCAAGGGCCTACCGAGTTCCGGCGAGCGCCGACCGGTCCCCGGTACCGCGCGACAAGAAACGTGGGTCCGATTTTACATCCCGGTCAAATAGTTCACTAGTTCCTAAGTTCCCGTTCGCAGGTGCCCCGCCCCGAAAGGCAAACCCCAAAGGCACGCGCGCACTGGATCAGTTCCGGAACTCGAGCGGAAAGCCACCGAACAGAACTTTGGAACTCTGGAACTCTGGAACTCTGGAACTCTGGAACTTTGGAACTCACGCCATGATCGAGTGCCGCGACCTGACGAAGAAGTACGGCGAGTTGTTCGCGGTGGACCGGCTTTCGCTGAAGCTGGCGCCGGGCGACGTGTACGGGTTCATCGGGCCGAACGGGTCCGGGAAGACCACCACGATGCGGATGCTCGCCACGCTGCTGAACCCCAGTTGGGGCGAGGCGACCGTGTGCGGGCACTCGATCTACACGGGGTCGAAGGAGATCCGCCGCGCGATCGGGTACATGCCGGACTTCTTCGGCGTGTACGACGACATGAAGGTGACCGAGTACCTGGAGTTCTTTGCCGCTGCGTACCGCATCCAGGGCGCGGAGCGCAAAAAGAAGGTCGAGCAGGTGCTCGACTACGTCGACCTCGGGTACAAGCGCGACGCGCTCGTGACGAGCCTGAGCCGCGGGATGACGCAGCGCCTCGGCCTCGCGCGCGTGCTGCTCCACGACCCACAGGTGCTGCTCCTCGACGAACCCGCGAGCGGCCTCGACCCGCGCGCCCGCATCGAGATGCGGGAACTCATCAAGCGCCTGCGCCAGGAACAGAAGACGATCATGCTGTCATCGCACATCCTCCCGGAGCTGGCCGAGATCTGTAACACGCTCGGCATCATCGAGCGCGGGAAGTTGATCTTCAACGGCACCGTCGAAGAGGCCGAGAACGAGGTCCGCAAGCTCCGCGGCGGGCGCGCGTTCCTGGTTTCCGTCGGCGAGCGCAACGCCGAAGCCGCCAAGAAACTGACCGCGTTTAAAGAGGTCGCGGGCGCGGACCTCGACCCGAAGGCGGGTGCCGTCCGCGTCGCGCTCCGCAGCGGCTACGACGACGGGAGTTTCATCCCCGAGCGCCTCATCGCCGACCGGTTCAAGCTCCACAGCTTCCGGGAAGAAGAAATCAACATCGAGCACATCTTCCTCACCATCACGAAGGGGATCACGAGCTAGTCCGCGCCCGGTGCCCGTCCGGAGCAGACGAAGTGTTCCCGCGTCCGCATAACGACAGTGTCAGGGGCGCCCCGCCCCTGGCTGAACACTGAACACGGACACTCCAAGAGCACCATGCGCATTCTCGTCACCGGTGGGGCCGGGTACATCGGTTCGCACACGGTCCGCCACC
This region of Gemmata massiliana genomic DNA includes:
- a CDS encoding sensor histidine kinase, with the translated sequence MSRRLLGPVGGPVVFFLIAALVFAGLGWVTITALRVERAQREAAAQAELGNNLRVALWRLDGRMLPALGVEDSRPFYHYSPADPLSGSTAGPTPLLAAPLPDWMKLHVQLDPSTGWESPQVLAPGARERVQEAWPDLPLRNDTPERAEALRDLRANYPATATCELLAARERAIPADSPPFAAPLFANNTLQLYPGAPSSPPKPPPPPEMGPVSGLPPLPPVLDSTNTNTHTFRLFGWDFKSREALAGNLRDPDSRSGPKKETNLPGSGAQAPNPPAQAPGASAGRGGFAQAPDKDRALNEYLNRAQTSQRAIQDSKNAGVDPLYGKNYTQNLGPNSESKNPSNPTTPPVAGPGGPGAGGPPSSGVAGAGGFPGVSGGPGMPGGGMPGGAPPGGYLGDRGKEGKSLVPPVPAKPSAPTDPGKKADTEKLGASKDSDTIKKAQIDSLSEHLSLLRAKLEGRLPLDEFQERFRKSSITDTQPLIVAAWSIAGTVYLTGSPHPVPPAEERPALTNTTGNTVLNNPFNMLAGPPGVSIHLGSMRPQWITAADGSETLALVRVAKLDNKTVYQGVILDWAKLEPVLKDEVRDLFPDAHLVPVKNPDGVSLDRAMTALPVQLDPALAPELPPTGWTPLRLGLVLAWVAAFIAFAAVGLSGWSLIDLAERRIRFVSAVTHELRTPLTSLRLYLDLLTSGMIHDEAKRQEYLNTLATESDRLHRLIDNVLDFAKLEKRRKNGDLKPIKASELIEQLQQTWADRVAADGKELIVVSTLPADLEVCTDAAMVHQIVGNLIDNARKYARDAADQRIWLWAKPDGLNRVIFEVEDRGVGVPPNERKTIFKPFRRGASADAAAGGAGLGLALAKQWAEVLGGTVAYRPAEGAPGSCFRLELPAK
- a CDS encoding ABC transporter ATP-binding protein; amino-acid sequence: MIECRDLTKKYGELFAVDRLSLKLAPGDVYGFIGPNGSGKTTTMRMLATLLNPSWGEATVCGHSIYTGSKEIRRAIGYMPDFFGVYDDMKVTEYLEFFAAAYRIQGAERKKKVEQVLDYVDLGYKRDALVTSLSRGMTQRLGLARVLLHDPQVLLLDEPASGLDPRARIEMRELIKRLRQEQKTIMLSSHILPELAEICNTLGIIERGKLIFNGTVEEAENEVRKLRGGRAFLVSVGERNAEAAKKLTAFKEVAGADLDPKAGAVRVALRSGYDDGSFIPERLIADRFKLHSFREEEINIEHIFLTITKGITS
- a CDS encoding MazG nucleotide pyrophosphohydrolase domain-containing protein encodes the protein MTLRDVQHRIRALFGAKDGKRGVEGTFMWFMEEVGELSAALRDPSADPDNLRLEFADVLAWLATLANIAGVDLEDAMRQKYGAGCPKCHATPCVCGAAKP